A window of Saccopteryx leptura isolate mSacLep1 chromosome 5, mSacLep1_pri_phased_curated, whole genome shotgun sequence contains these coding sequences:
- the LOC136405422 gene encoding transmembrane protease serine 11E-like, protein MHPASVVRATKRACVKPWVIGLITFMSLIVLAVCIGLIVHYVRYNQRRTYNYYSTLSFTSDKLYDDFGREASKNFTEMSQRIESMVKKAFHKSPLKGEIVKAHIIRFSKEENGVLAHMLLIFRFRSTEDPETINIIIQRVLHEQLHDAVGPPELDPESVEIKKINKTETDNFLNNCCGTRRNKTTRQSLRIVGGTPVEEGEWPWQASLQWDGIHRCGATLINGTWLVSAAHCFRMYKDPARWTASFGVTLYPPKMRQGIRRIIVHEKYKYPSHDYDISVAELSSPVPYTNAVHRVCLPDASHEFRPGDDMFVTGFGALQNDGNSQNHLRQVRVKHIATEICNEPQVYNNTITPRMLCAGSLRGKRDACQGDSGGPLVSADARDIWYLAGIVSWGDECGQPNKPGVYTRVTAVRDWIAAQTGI, encoded by the exons GGCTTCTGTGGTGAGGGCCACGAAGAGAGCTTGTGTGAAGCCATGGGTCATTGGCCTCATCACCTTCATGTCTCTGATTGTTCTAGCTGTGTGCATCGGGCTCATTGTTCACTACGTGAGATACA ATCAAAGGAGGACCTACAATTACTATAGTACATTGTCATTTACAAGTGATAAACTCTATGATGATTTTGGAAGAGAGGCTTCTAAAAATTTCACAGAAATGAGCCAGAGAATTGAATCAATG GTGAAAAAGGCATTTCATAAATCTCCATTAAAGGGAGAAATTGTCAAGGCTCACATTATCAGATTCAG taaagaagaaaatggagtaTTGGCTCATATGCTGCTGATTTTTAGATTTCGTTCTACAGAGGATCCTGAAAccataaatataattattcaacGTGTTCTACATGAACAGCTGCATGATGCTGTAGGGCCCCCTGAATTAGATCCGGAATCAGTTGAAATCAAAA AAATCaacaagacagaaacagacaacTTTCTGAACAAtt GTTGTGGGACTCGAAGGAATAAAACTACAAGACAGAGTCTCAGGATTGTTGGTGGCACCCCGGTAGAAGAGGGTGAATGGCCATGGCAAGCTAGCCTGCAATGGGATGGGATCCACCGCTGCGGAGCAACTTTAATTAATGGCACATGGCTTGTGAGTGCTGCTCACTGCTTTAGAAT GTATAAGGACCCAGCCAGATGGACTGCCTCCTTTGGAGTCACACTGTATCCTCCTAAAATGAGACAAGGCATCCGAAGGATAATTGTccatgaaaaatacaaatatccaTCACATGACTATGATATTTCAGTTGCAGAGCTTTCTAGCCCTGTACCCTATACAAATGCGGTACACAGAGTTTGTCTCCCTGATGCATCCCACGAGTTCCGCCCTGGTGATGATATGTTTGTGACCGGATTTGGAGCACTACAAAATGATG gTAACAGTCAAAATCATCTTCGGCAAGTGCGGGTGAAACATATAGCCACTGAAATCTGTAATGAACCTCAAGTTTACAATAATACCATAACCCCTAGGATGTTATGTGCTGGCTCCTTGAGAGGAAAAAGAGATGCATGCCAG ggTGACTCTGGAGGACCATTGGTTAGTGCAGATGCTAGAGATATCTGGTACCTTGCTGGAATAGTGAGCTGGGGAGATGAATGTGGGCAACCCAATAAGCCTGGTGTTTATACTAGAGTGACTGCTGTCCGGGATTGGATCGCTGCCCAAACTGGTATCTAA